A genomic stretch from Corynebacterium faecale includes:
- the rsmA gene encoding 16S rRNA (adenine(1518)-N(6)/adenine(1519)-N(6))-dimethyltransferase RsmA, with the protein MEEPSGAQLLGPVEIRQLAEKLDVTPTKKLGQNFVHDPNTVRRIVTAADLTADDHVVEVGPGLGSLTLALVESAAAVTAVEIDPRLAAELPATFAWRAPALADKLTVVQKDALKVQQSDFSTQPTALVANLPYNVSVPVLLHMLAEFPTITKVLVMVQLEVADRLAADPGSKIYGVPSVKASFYGPVSKAGTIGKNVFWPAPKIESGLVKITRVETPWPQDDETRAKVWPVIDAAFLQRRKTLRAALSGHFGSAPASEEALVAAGIDPQLRGEKLDVADYVRLAGVSTE; encoded by the coding sequence ATGGAAGAACCTTCAGGTGCACAGCTGCTCGGACCGGTGGAGATCCGTCAGCTGGCGGAAAAGCTCGATGTCACGCCCACCAAGAAGTTGGGGCAGAACTTCGTTCATGATCCCAACACGGTGCGACGAATCGTCACCGCTGCTGACCTGACCGCAGATGATCACGTGGTGGAGGTCGGTCCGGGGCTGGGTTCGCTCACCCTGGCACTGGTGGAGTCCGCTGCCGCGGTGACTGCGGTGGAGATTGATCCCCGGCTGGCTGCAGAACTGCCCGCCACTTTTGCCTGGCGTGCCCCGGCGTTGGCGGACAAGCTCACCGTGGTGCAGAAGGACGCACTCAAGGTCCAGCAATCCGATTTCAGCACCCAGCCCACCGCGCTGGTGGCAAACCTGCCCTACAACGTTTCGGTACCTGTTCTGCTCCACATGTTGGCGGAGTTCCCCACCATCACCAAGGTGCTGGTCATGGTTCAACTCGAGGTGGCTGACCGTCTCGCTGCTGATCCGGGTTCCAAGATTTACGGCGTGCCGAGTGTGAAGGCATCCTTCTACGGTCCGGTGTCCAAGGCGGGAACCATCGGAAAGAATGTGTTCTGGCCGGCACCCAAGATTGAATCAGGTCTGGTCAAGATCACCCGGGTGGAAACCCCCTGGCCCCAGGATGATGAGACCAGGGCCAAGGTCTGGCCGGTTATTGATGCGGCTTTCCTGCAGCGACGAAAGACCCTGCGCGCTGCACTGTCGGGTCATTTCGGTTCCGCCCCGGCATCCGAGGAGGCACTGGTTGCAGCGGGGATCGATCCCCAGCTGCGCGGTGAGAAACTGGATGTGGCAGATTATGTCCGGCTCGCGGGGGTGAGCACCGAGTGA